In one window of Chryseobacterium phocaeense DNA:
- the trxB gene encoding thioredoxin-disulfide reductase, which yields MEQNILDCVIVGSGPSGFTAAIYAARADLKPELYTGLEPGGQLTTTTEVDNFPGYPAGITGPEMMMDLQKQAERFDTKVHYEMITKAEFSKENGGVHKLYAGNKEILAKTVIISTGATAKYLGLDDEKKYAGGGVSACATCDGFFYRGKDVVVVGAGDTAAEEATYLAKLTKKVTMLVRKDVFRASKAMIHRVENTPNIEVKFNHELIGIEGENSLVERALIINNQTQEKSTVDVEGIFIAIGHKPNTDIFAGQIDLDENGYIVTEKGSTRTNLPGVFAAGDVQDHIYRQAITAAGSGCMAAMDAEKYLAELH from the coding sequence ATGGAGCAAAACATTTTAGATTGTGTGATCGTTGGATCCGGACCTTCTGGTTTCACAGCAGCAATTTATGCGGCAAGAGCAGATTTAAAACCTGAACTGTATACAGGTTTGGAACCGGGCGGACAATTAACAACAACTACGGAAGTAGACAACTTTCCGGGATATCCGGCAGGGATTACAGGGCCTGAAATGATGATGGATCTGCAGAAGCAGGCGGAAAGATTCGATACTAAAGTTCATTACGAAATGATCACCAAAGCCGAGTTCTCCAAAGAAAACGGCGGTGTTCACAAATTATACGCAGGAAATAAAGAAATCCTGGCCAAAACCGTAATTATCTCCACCGGAGCTACAGCCAAATATCTGGGCCTGGATGACGAGAAAAAATATGCAGGCGGCGGTGTTTCCGCATGTGCTACCTGCGATGGTTTCTTCTACAGAGGAAAAGACGTAGTGGTAGTAGGAGCAGGAGATACGGCAGCAGAAGAAGCTACTTATCTTGCCAAGCTTACCAAAAAGGTAACTATGCTGGTAAGAAAAGACGTCTTCAGAGCGTCCAAAGCCATGATCCACAGAGTAGAAAACACCCCGAATATTGAAGTGAAGTTCAATCATGAGCTGATCGGTATTGAAGGAGAGAACAGCCTTGTGGAAAGAGCTTTGATCATCAACAATCAGACTCAGGAAAAATCTACCGTTGACGTGGAAGGGATCTTCATCGCCATCGGCCACAAACCAAATACAGATATCTTCGCAGGGCAAATTGACCTTGACGAAAACGGATACATCGTTACGGAAAAAGGATCTACCAGAACCAATCTTCCGGGCGTATTTGCGGCAGGAGATGTTCAGGATCATATCTACAGACAGGCGATTACAGCGGCAGGAAGCGGTTGTATGGCGGCTATGGATGCAGAGAAATACCTTGCTGAATTACATTAA
- a CDS encoding helix-turn-helix domain-containing protein: MEKLRTLRKQRGYTQEYMSNIIATDVSNYSRKESGDVRIFDDEWEKLAKALDVKVEDIKEERKTGNTVNFNDSSTNSGPFMNTHYNIPDYILENQQEYIALLKQQIDDLKKENEKLKSRK; the protein is encoded by the coding sequence ATGGAAAAGCTAAGAACTTTAAGAAAACAAAGAGGCTATACGCAGGAGTATATGTCTAATATTATCGCTACTGATGTATCAAACTACAGCCGTAAAGAAAGCGGTGATGTGAGAATTTTTGATGATGAGTGGGAAAAGCTGGCCAAAGCTTTAGACGTTAAGGTAGAAGATATTAAAGAAGAGAGAAAAACGGGCAATACAGTCAATTTTAATGATTCATCAACCAATTCAGGGCCGTTTATGAATACTCATTACAACATCCCTGATTATATCTTAGAAAACCAGCAGGAATATATTGCCCTGCTCAAACAGCAGATAGACGATCTGAAAAAGGAAAACGAGAAACTGAAATCCCGTAAATAA
- a CDS encoding DUF6602 domain-containing protein produces the protein MNINTLEYQRSINNELDTFKNRVRNLIADANWGEDGRYKEEKLKSILKSKLPLNLSVGTGFILNYTTPTESIVSKQIDILVYDNDQPPILKEGDFVIVTQSCVRAIIEVKSNILSSRTDKRGLLKIVENYNSSIVRFPNLARTDNNRIFRGLISFDYKGPINSSIIDESVRLSRGVINHFSLGGNIFIRHWVNGEDLDPPINADCRSNFYNIYGLEELSHAYFISNLIHMTTNTDLSDRYFMDFPIEGSKETKRNRTICL, from the coding sequence ATGAATATTAATACACTAGAGTATCAGAGGTCAATAAATAATGAACTTGATACATTCAAAAATAGGGTAAGAAACTTAATTGCGGATGCTAATTGGGGAGAAGATGGCCGCTATAAAGAAGAGAAACTAAAATCAATACTAAAAAGTAAGTTGCCCCTTAACTTATCTGTTGGAACTGGTTTTATCTTAAATTACACCACTCCGACTGAAAGTATAGTATCAAAGCAAATTGACATTTTGGTATACGATAATGATCAACCACCAATCCTTAAAGAAGGAGATTTTGTAATTGTGACACAAAGTTGTGTTAGAGCAATTATTGAAGTGAAGTCAAACATATTATCAAGTCGTACTGATAAAAGAGGCTTATTAAAGATAGTTGAAAATTATAATAGCTCAATTGTAAGATTTCCCAATCTTGCGAGGACAGACAATAATAGGATTTTTAGAGGCTTAATTTCATTTGACTATAAAGGTCCTATTAATTCTTCAATCATTGATGAATCAGTAAGGTTGTCAAGAGGGGTTATTAATCATTTTTCATTAGGAGGAAATATTTTTATTAGACATTGGGTGAATGGCGAGGATTTAGATCCTCCTATTAATGCCGATTGTAGATCAAATTTTTATAATATTTATGGTTTAGAGGAATTGTCTCATGCATATTTTATTTCTAATCTTATTCATATGACTACTAATACTGATCTCTCGGATAGATATTTTATGGACTTTCCAATTGAAGGAAGTAAAGAAACAAAAAGAAATCGAACTATTTGTTTATAA
- a CDS encoding DUF6134 family protein, with protein sequence MKTLLIFSMLNSFFQPDTNSSTPITKEYLNYSIIKDDKTIGNIRVERSSKDDVTQYLFESRAKVKILYNIEIYDKMDVIFKQNILRQAKLYRTMNGKLKVNNAATWNGNSYNLSDKDGDNGSLKQSIFCSTASLYFNEPGNIKSVFSEKFQKMIPIQKIDSRKYRISLPNGNTTTYTYSSGICTLVEASTDFANLKFVLNTSR encoded by the coding sequence ATGAAAACGCTTCTGATTTTTTCGATGTTGAACAGTTTTTTTCAGCCCGATACCAATAGTAGTACACCCATTACCAAAGAATATCTCAATTATTCTATTATAAAGGATGATAAAACCATTGGTAATATCCGTGTGGAACGCTCTTCGAAAGACGATGTTACCCAATATCTTTTTGAATCCCGGGCTAAAGTTAAAATCCTCTACAATATTGAAATCTACGACAAAATGGATGTCATTTTTAAACAGAATATCCTCCGCCAGGCTAAACTTTACAGGACAATGAACGGAAAGCTAAAAGTGAATAATGCTGCTACCTGGAACGGAAATTCTTACAATCTCTCGGACAAGGATGGCGACAACGGTTCTCTGAAACAATCCATTTTTTGCTCCACGGCAAGTCTGTATTTTAATGAGCCGGGAAATATAAAATCTGTTTTTTCAGAGAAATTCCAAAAAATGATTCCTATTCAGAAGATTGATTCCAGAAAATACAGGATCAGTCTGCCGAACGGAAACACCACAACATACACATACAGCAGCGGAATCTGCACTTTGGTTGAAGCCAGCACGGATTTCGCAAACCTTAAATTTGTCCTTAATACAAGCAGATAA
- a CDS encoding phage baseplate assembly protein V, with translation MFQEEKNLSKKGLDSSKIDLAGTIGEAANIKDSKKAVSRIKTVSDTAQSFMNQPLLKNTPTVIENKVWAKQPTSNIFNAEAIPESAIAGINRVVKLEIFVEGKPIRFFKHFKLTQSAVRHHEFNLTLAHDTLGSAENHNLEEAQSFLGKRITVVFKYKDVEDGPERNFVGVITEVGFDQDKGSLGNIILTGYSPTKLLDSAPHTQSFGGKQEISLNNIADHVIKEGLGASKFDVRVDAQYGNVSYSSQYDETHYNYLSRIAEAYGEQFFYDGEVLHFGKLPPQQKPVKLTYGSNVADVKIKMKAQHVKPCYYGYNSSKNEKLTTGNSKINHTSDIARRAYEISEKTFITPSLSIAPIKASKVMDIDASQKGAAGSNSVDVFTTSGTTSVPFLYPGCTADIEMRKPDSNETSYFTKLMMTEVSHEVDARGYYTGSFEAIAADTGFMPRPEFQYPKAEPQFGKVISNTDPLNQGRVQVQFDWQNGPDTTEFIRVMTPDGGSSEKVSKNRGFMAIPEVDDQIMVNFVHQHPDRPFVMGGMFHGGAGGGGGQGNNIKSLSSKSGHTVSLDDAGAITIKDKSGGNIITVDGTNTISAVASKKISLDNGKSSIVIDDETITIHAKNIHVVGDTIVSVGSGKAGIELSSEANVAAVSGTTVTTSGSKEVQITGKETSISGSKVSMNGDGETIITGGLVKLNS, from the coding sequence ATGTTTCAGGAAGAAAAGAATCTGTCCAAGAAGGGACTAGATTCATCTAAAATAGATTTAGCCGGCACTATCGGGGAAGCGGCGAACATCAAAGACTCAAAAAAAGCAGTCTCCCGGATCAAAACCGTAAGTGATACCGCACAGAGCTTTATGAACCAGCCTTTGCTGAAAAATACCCCCACGGTTATCGAAAATAAAGTATGGGCGAAGCAGCCCACTTCAAATATCTTCAACGCCGAAGCCATCCCGGAAAGTGCTATTGCAGGAATAAACAGGGTGGTAAAACTTGAAATTTTCGTTGAAGGGAAACCCATCAGATTTTTCAAGCATTTTAAACTTACCCAAAGTGCTGTCAGGCACCATGAGTTTAACCTCACATTAGCCCACGACACACTGGGAAGCGCAGAAAACCATAACCTGGAAGAAGCGCAGAGCTTTCTGGGGAAAAGGATTACCGTGGTGTTCAAATATAAAGATGTAGAAGACGGCCCGGAAAGAAATTTCGTCGGCGTGATTACCGAAGTGGGATTTGATCAGGATAAAGGAAGCCTGGGAAATATCATTCTCACAGGGTACAGTCCTACCAAGCTGCTGGATTCTGCTCCGCATACCCAAAGCTTTGGAGGAAAGCAGGAAATAAGCCTTAATAATATTGCTGACCACGTGATTAAAGAAGGTCTGGGGGCCAGCAAATTTGATGTAAGGGTAGACGCACAGTACGGAAATGTTTCCTACAGTTCCCAGTATGACGAAACCCATTATAACTATCTCTCAAGAATAGCAGAGGCGTATGGAGAACAGTTTTTCTATGACGGAGAAGTCCTGCACTTCGGAAAACTGCCGCCCCAGCAGAAACCTGTTAAGCTCACTTACGGAAGCAATGTGGCCGATGTAAAGATCAAAATGAAGGCCCAGCATGTGAAACCGTGCTATTATGGCTACAACAGCAGTAAAAACGAAAAGCTGACCACAGGGAATTCAAAGATAAACCATACCTCGGATATTGCCAGACGGGCTTATGAGATTTCAGAAAAGACATTCATTACTCCATCCCTGAGTATAGCCCCTATAAAAGCTTCCAAAGTAATGGATATCGATGCTTCACAAAAAGGAGCTGCAGGCAGTAATTCGGTTGATGTGTTCACAACTTCCGGCACCACTTCTGTTCCTTTTTTATATCCGGGCTGTACCGCAGATATAGAGATGCGTAAGCCGGACAGCAATGAAACTTCCTACTTTACAAAGCTCATGATGACGGAAGTAAGCCACGAGGTAGATGCCCGTGGATATTACACCGGATCTTTTGAAGCCATTGCAGCTGATACGGGATTTATGCCAAGGCCAGAATTTCAGTACCCTAAAGCGGAACCCCAGTTCGGGAAAGTGATTTCCAATACCGATCCGCTAAATCAGGGACGCGTTCAGGTACAGTTCGACTGGCAGAATGGCCCCGATACCACAGAATTTATCCGCGTGATGACTCCCGATGGCGGAAGCAGTGAAAAAGTAAGTAAAAACCGTGGATTCATGGCTATTCCTGAAGTAGATGACCAGATTATGGTCAATTTTGTTCACCAACATCCGGACCGTCCTTTCGTGATGGGCGGAATGTTCCATGGCGGAGCAGGAGGCGGAGGCGGCCAGGGCAATAACATCAAAAGCCTCAGCAGCAAAAGCGGGCATACCGTAAGCCTTGACGATGCAGGCGCTATCACCATAAAAGATAAATCAGGAGGGAATATCATCACCGTGGATGGGACCAATACCATTTCCGCCGTGGCCAGTAAGAAAATATCTCTGGACAACGGAAAATCATCCATTGTAATTGATGATGAAACCATTACCATTCACGCTAAAAATATTCATGTGGTGGGAGATACCATTGTTTCTGTAGGAAGCGGTAAAGCAGGAATAGAACTCAGTTCAGAAGCGAATGTGGCAGCCGTAAGCGGTACCACCGTCACCACCTCCGGAAGCAAGGAAGTCCAGATCACCGGAAAAGAGACAAGCATCAGCGGAAGCAAGGTTTCCATGAACGGAGACGGTGAAACAATTATTACAGGAGGACTGGTAAAACTGAATTCTTAA
- a CDS encoding tetratricopeptide repeat protein, with amino-acid sequence MDTSSIAQEYYKLRDLWAAAEKDQSWRLAVWVTQYADVEIIDKFMQIEQSPVGEANDIFFRFETEYKGDRQVFEQQLWNEFLMWFTPHPDKEKDLHRALWENNMIREQFIPDSQLPPDAASLFSELERLKMSITDQSGPFYFCLYFPLAVQTQQNIAHWFQQVIGILPDSLRLVTMDLAEERRIELQGKKDGESLYHYLKPKLKMAEAIKNEMYKSSDSYNTVDPDARFRKQVIVVMDSTTKKVQNRTDTEVKRLLDITKEIGTISSKIAGLLVASQAYFSVQNTKKSEKYTDKALEESSKAMAEDDATGYPVWKSCMLLKAALLYGNKNRDAALLIYQDLSEKASQRQDVYYIMEANRLIAHIYYEKNNLQKAFENVLFSLAAGAYLEISVRRQSTFLHAAFMALYLGKQIKTADEVNEIKLQLADWLGDDWEILLAQAGVDSASLKMEQSVWKEQLSKLKN; translated from the coding sequence ATGGACACCTCTTCAATAGCACAGGAATATTATAAACTCAGGGATCTCTGGGCTGCTGCAGAAAAAGATCAGTCCTGGAGGCTGGCGGTCTGGGTAACCCAGTATGCCGATGTAGAAATCATTGATAAATTCATGCAGATCGAGCAATCCCCTGTAGGAGAAGCCAACGATATTTTTTTCCGTTTCGAAACGGAATATAAAGGAGACAGGCAGGTGTTTGAACAACAATTATGGAACGAATTCCTGATGTGGTTTACACCGCATCCGGATAAAGAAAAAGACCTTCACCGGGCCCTTTGGGAAAATAATATGATCAGAGAACAGTTTATTCCCGACAGTCAGCTGCCACCCGATGCCGCCAGCCTGTTCAGCGAACTGGAACGCCTTAAGATGAGCATAACGGATCAGTCCGGACCGTTTTATTTCTGTCTGTATTTTCCTCTGGCCGTGCAGACCCAACAAAATATAGCCCACTGGTTTCAGCAGGTCATAGGAATACTTCCGGATAGCCTGCGTCTGGTGACGATGGATCTTGCAGAGGAAAGACGTATCGAGCTCCAGGGGAAAAAAGATGGTGAGTCTCTGTATCATTATTTAAAGCCAAAGCTGAAAATGGCTGAAGCCATTAAAAATGAAATGTATAAATCCAGTGACAGCTATAATACTGTAGATCCAGATGCCAGGTTCAGAAAGCAGGTCATTGTGGTCATGGATTCTACAACCAAAAAAGTACAAAACCGGACAGATACGGAAGTGAAACGCCTTCTGGATATTACAAAGGAAATCGGGACCATATCCTCTAAAATTGCGGGGCTGCTGGTAGCGTCCCAAGCCTATTTTTCGGTACAGAATACCAAAAAAAGCGAAAAATATACCGATAAAGCCTTAGAAGAATCTTCAAAAGCGATGGCAGAGGATGATGCAACAGGATATCCGGTCTGGAAATCCTGTATGCTCTTAAAAGCAGCGCTGTTGTATGGAAATAAAAACCGGGATGCTGCTTTACTGATTTACCAGGATCTTTCAGAAAAGGCCTCCCAACGGCAGGATGTATATTATATCATGGAGGCCAACAGGCTGATAGCCCATATTTATTACGAAAAAAATAATCTGCAGAAAGCTTTTGAAAATGTATTGTTTTCCCTGGCAGCAGGAGCGTATTTAGAGATCAGCGTAAGAAGACAGTCTACTTTTTTGCATGCAGCCTTTATGGCTCTTTATTTAGGAAAGCAGATCAAAACGGCAGATGAAGTAAACGAAATTAAACTGCAGCTGGCAGATTGGTTAGGAGATGATTGGGAAATCTTATTGGCGCAGGCTGGCGTAGATTCAGCTTCGTTAAAAATGGAACAATCGGTTTGGAAAGAGCAATTATCAAAACTTAAAAACTAG